The following coding sequences are from one Pirellulales bacterium window:
- a CDS encoding TonB-dependent receptor: MRWTESAWIAALLVYLAVGSRVLADDARIAASDAPKQTIRELPISAIQTIPNQTIAGQQAAPVDELPRQNETYSSNELLRMPAWCRDSIGLRVDFNPFYDANSPSLRFGTDVDLCSSIEVPGRESATDVCNPATQRYGATAPIVHLARLPGTALETENIESKENRFLIEASTSSEPATTDASEQRGLPPAPSIDEQLWLDFPSSLEGGIFLDHGVFRTAMQQPLAPLQPLQPVQPPSITPFQPSIPGAFETLGTTSIAELAAAVGGGPAQGVSQGQAQAIASTDIGGLLQSANSVQSVNTTRRSPVALAPNVRGYEFGQIYAQATGAYWFPVREDLDSMLSKIDPGMIQEVVVIPGPYGLRYGPGLSFIDIITQDTPRYDDGPESSYRANGDIHTNGGQLYGRLTADGGSDDYGYRISYGHRTGSDFEAGNGLSIPSSYDTGDVWAQFGVSTSKYDRIEGSFLRLDQNNVQYAAQFFDVDTLGTFGTTLKAVDENPNSPWTQLKLEGWWNRTQFTGSITPSKSDPNFPVITRVEYALDQEVGGTNTLNGNTFGDNVSSGARAVALYGDVDNQYLRMGIDFHFEEQMLQENYVLTSMGSSLPPVTPFSTNQPFGQISDGGLFAEYCIPVLDGWKTTLGGRVDWVNTGADQNELRPDTNLDADELQQSNVLYAYYVTNEFKFNDAWKLNAGYGYAQRPPTLTERYADGIFLGLLQSGFTRVIGDPALKPERDFQVDLGLSADYDNFHASVTGFYAWIVDYVTFEGDAVVDFFDAKLVNFINTPLASLTGYEATADWDWSPWLTPFVKSKYVQGDNISLGAPLPSIPPLEGTVGVRWHDATQEKKWEVEVGERMVTAQNRLGAIILSGAPETVEEATPGFCTTYIHTSYNWTKNLSLVAGIDNVFNRTYQEHLDLRLLGPTGFPAPPTRVLSPGISPFFGFDWTF; this comes from the coding sequence ATGCGTTGGACTGAGTCTGCATGGATAGCAGCTCTGTTAGTCTACCTTGCTGTAGGAAGCAGGGTACTTGCAGATGATGCGCGCATTGCGGCGTCCGATGCTCCCAAACAGACGATCAGGGAATTACCCATTAGCGCAATACAAACCATACCAAATCAAACAATTGCAGGGCAGCAGGCAGCTCCAGTGGACGAATTACCGCGTCAGAATGAAACATATTCGTCAAATGAGCTGCTCCGAATGCCAGCTTGGTGCCGTGACTCGATTGGTTTGCGAGTCGATTTCAATCCTTTTTACGATGCAAATTCTCCATCACTTCGTTTTGGAACCGACGTCGACTTGTGCAGTTCAATTGAAGTTCCCGGGCGCGAGTCAGCAACAGATGTTTGTAACCCGGCAACGCAACGTTATGGCGCTACCGCACCGATTGTGCATTTAGCTCGATTACCCGGAACTGCTTTGGAAACGGAGAACATTGAGTCAAAGGAAAATCGGTTCCTAATCGAAGCATCAACATCGTCTGAGCCAGCCACTACTGATGCTTCTGAACAGCGCGGCTTGCCACCTGCGCCATCGATCGACGAACAGCTTTGGCTTGATTTTCCTTCTTCACTTGAAGGCGGCATCTTTCTTGACCACGGCGTATTTCGTACGGCTATGCAGCAACCTTTAGCGCCCTTGCAGCCCTTGCAACCCGTGCAACCCCCGTCCATTACGCCATTTCAGCCAAGTATTCCTGGGGCATTTGAAACCCTGGGAACGACCTCGATTGCCGAATTGGCGGCCGCAGTCGGCGGAGGCCCGGCACAAGGGGTTAGCCAAGGCCAGGCACAGGCCATCGCTTCTACCGACATTGGTGGACTGCTCCAGTCTGCCAATTCGGTGCAAAGTGTGAACACCACTCGACGATCGCCCGTGGCGTTGGCTCCAAACGTTCGCGGATATGAATTCGGCCAGATTTATGCGCAGGCCACCGGCGCCTATTGGTTTCCGGTTCGTGAAGACCTTGACTCGATGCTTAGCAAAATCGATCCCGGCATGATTCAAGAAGTGGTCGTGATTCCTGGACCCTATGGTTTGCGCTATGGGCCAGGGCTGAGTTTTATTGACATCATTACTCAGGATACTCCGCGCTATGACGATGGGCCGGAAAGCAGTTACCGAGCCAACGGCGACATACACACCAACGGTGGTCAGCTCTATGGCCGTCTCACGGCCGATGGAGGCAGCGATGATTACGGTTACCGTATCAGTTACGGTCACCGTACGGGCAGCGATTTTGAGGCCGGCAATGGACTGTCGATTCCGTCTAGTTACGATACGGGCGATGTTTGGGCTCAATTTGGCGTTAGCACGAGCAAGTACGATCGCATCGAAGGCAGCTTCCTGCGATTGGATCAGAACAACGTGCAATATGCGGCGCAATTTTTTGACGTCGATACCCTGGGGACGTTCGGTACAACACTTAAAGCTGTGGATGAAAACCCGAATTCGCCTTGGACCCAGCTTAAACTGGAAGGTTGGTGGAATCGCACGCAATTCACTGGTTCGATTACTCCCAGCAAAAGCGATCCCAATTTTCCTGTGATTACTCGTGTGGAGTACGCACTGGATCAAGAGGTCGGCGGAACAAACACGCTGAATGGCAATACGTTCGGCGATAATGTTTCCAGCGGCGCGCGTGCCGTAGCACTTTACGGTGACGTGGACAATCAATATCTTCGCATGGGCATCGACTTCCATTTCGAGGAGCAAATGCTCCAGGAGAATTACGTGCTCACTAGCATGGGGTCTAGTTTGCCGCCTGTTACTCCATTTTCCACCAATCAGCCATTCGGGCAAATCAGCGATGGTGGGCTATTCGCTGAATATTGCATACCGGTACTCGATGGCTGGAAAACGACATTGGGTGGCCGTGTCGATTGGGTGAACACCGGCGCCGATCAGAACGAGCTTCGACCTGATACGAATTTGGATGCCGACGAATTGCAACAAAGCAACGTGCTCTACGCATATTACGTGACCAATGAGTTCAAATTCAACGATGCCTGGAAGCTGAATGCGGGTTATGGTTACGCCCAGCGACCGCCAACTCTTACAGAGCGCTACGCAGATGGCATCTTCCTTGGCTTGCTTCAGAGCGGGTTCACTCGCGTGATTGGCGACCCTGCTTTGAAACCGGAACGAGACTTTCAGGTCGATCTAGGCTTAAGCGCAGACTACGACAATTTTCATGCCAGCGTGACGGGGTTTTATGCTTGGATCGTTGACTATGTAACCTTCGAAGGTGATGCAGTGGTGGATTTTTTCGATGCGAAGTTGGTCAACTTTATCAATACCCCGTTGGCAAGCTTAACGGGGTATGAAGCCACGGCTGATTGGGATTGGTCGCCCTGGTTGACCCCGTTTGTAAAGTCGAAGTATGTTCAAGGTGACAATATTTCGTTGGGCGCTCCATTGCCCTCGATTCCGCCATTGGAAGGTACGGTTGGTGTCCGTTGGCACGATGCTACCCAGGAGAAAAAGTGGGAAGTGGAGGTAGGTGAGCGGATGGTAACTGCGCAAAACCGTTTAGGCGCGATCATACTTTCCGGGGCCCCGGAGACGGTTGAGGAAGCTACTCCCGGGTTCTGCACAACGTATATTCACACTTCCTATAACTGGACGAAGAATTTGAGTTTAGTGGCCGGCATCGACAACGTTTTCAACCGCACATACCAGGAACATCTGGACTTGCGATTGCTTGGCCCCACGGGATTTCCTGCTCCGCCTACCCGCGTACTTTCCCCCGGCATTTCCCCCTTCTTCGGATTTGATTGGACGTTTTGA
- a CDS encoding cobalamin-binding protein, translating to MRIASLISAGTEMLYALGLGDSVVAVSHECDWPLECLRLPRITRSHVDATAGSSEIDGQVRSLLSNGKPLYEIDAVRLSKLQPDLIVTQAQCDVCAVRYADVLEAVKSDPRLRDAQVFSLNPQSLNDVLKDTIRLGETTGLSAQAKKLVAGLEQRIDLIRSTTSAIPRPKRPRVAIIEWTDPLMLAGNWVPELIKIAGGRCELTLPGEHSRYRTWEELCQFDPQLIVVCPCGFDQIRAQAEVATLSQRHGWNYLTAVKKGNVFALDGNAYFNRPGPRLVDSLELLAKLVHTAQLSLS from the coding sequence ATGCGCATTGCATCACTTATCTCTGCAGGCACGGAAATGCTGTATGCGCTCGGATTAGGCGATTCTGTAGTGGCGGTTAGCCACGAATGCGATTGGCCTTTGGAGTGCCTTCGGTTGCCACGAATTACTCGCTCCCATGTGGATGCCACGGCTGGGAGCAGTGAAATCGACGGACAAGTTCGCAGCCTTTTATCGAATGGCAAACCACTTTACGAAATTGACGCGGTGCGCCTGTCTAAATTGCAACCCGACTTGATCGTGACACAGGCTCAATGCGACGTTTGCGCGGTACGATATGCCGACGTGCTAGAAGCCGTGAAAAGCGACCCTCGGTTACGAGATGCCCAAGTGTTTTCTCTCAATCCGCAATCGCTCAATGACGTATTGAAAGACACAATCCGTTTGGGCGAAACAACGGGACTTTCGGCGCAGGCCAAGAAACTAGTGGCCGGCTTGGAACAGCGAATTGACTTAATTCGTTCTACAACATCGGCAATTCCGCGACCGAAGCGACCAAGAGTTGCGATAATCGAGTGGACTGATCCGCTGATGCTAGCCGGGAATTGGGTGCCTGAATTGATCAAAATTGCCGGCGGCAGATGCGAACTAACGTTGCCTGGTGAACATAGCCGCTATCGAACTTGGGAAGAATTATGCCAGTTCGATCCACAGTTGATCGTCGTTTGTCCTTGCGGCTTTGATCAAATCCGTGCACAAGCCGAGGTCGCTACTTTAAGCCAGCGCCACGGCTGGAACTATCTGACAGCCGTTAAAAAGGGAAACGTGTTCGCACTGGATGGCAATGCGTATTTCAATCGGCCTGGGCCACGGCTTGTAGACAGTCTGGAGTTATTAGCCAAACTGGTTCACACCGCTCAATTGTCTCTCTCCTAG
- a CDS encoding aldehyde dehydrogenase family protein, with protein MRIKIATLAGLKRSLNNGEKGIPGESVMKMFVAGNWIDKPQQIEVRNPFDGSVVDTVPKADTADVDRALAAALEGARLMRALPGYERFRILRATAQLMHGQSGQLARTISLEEGKPIRESRVEVARAIETMELSAEEAKRIGGEVLPMDGASNGARKLAFTLRVPCGVVVAITPFNFPLNLPCHKVGPALAAGNAIVLKPASDTPLVALRLVEILLEAGLPPQVVSCLTGGGESLGEALCTDSRVRKISFTGSREIGEKIIKLAGLKRVTMELGSNCPLIVMDDSDLDHVAQGISVSGYSNAGQTCISTQRVLVMRRVYGDLIDMLQPRVDALKYGNPLNETTNLGPMIRERDAARINQWIDEAVRDGARLVTGGRYDGTHHEATIVADVKSNMRISCQELFGPAVAVTACDNFAEAIRLANDTNYGLSAAIFTRDLDRAMQFCREVDCGNLHVNGGPQWRADLMPYGGLKESGLGKEGPRYAIQEMTETKTVVLHGV; from the coding sequence ATGCGCATAAAAATCGCTACCCTAGCCGGTCTCAAAAGATCGCTCAATAATGGTGAAAAGGGAATACCCGGAGAATCTGTTATGAAAATGTTCGTTGCCGGGAACTGGATTGACAAGCCCCAACAAATAGAGGTGCGCAATCCATTTGACGGTTCGGTGGTTGACACCGTGCCCAAAGCTGATACCGCGGATGTAGATCGTGCCTTAGCGGCAGCTTTGGAAGGGGCTCGTTTGATGCGGGCGTTGCCCGGGTACGAGCGCTTTCGGATCCTTCGTGCCACGGCCCAGCTTATGCACGGGCAAAGTGGTCAGCTTGCGCGCACCATTTCGCTGGAAGAAGGTAAGCCGATTCGTGAATCGAGGGTCGAAGTTGCGCGGGCTATTGAAACAATGGAGCTTTCGGCTGAAGAAGCCAAACGCATTGGCGGGGAAGTGTTGCCCATGGATGGCGCCAGTAACGGTGCCAGGAAATTAGCGTTTACCTTGCGTGTCCCTTGCGGCGTGGTGGTGGCAATTACGCCGTTCAATTTTCCGCTCAACCTTCCGTGTCATAAAGTTGGCCCGGCACTAGCAGCCGGCAATGCCATCGTGCTCAAGCCCGCCAGCGACACGCCGCTGGTCGCACTTCGGCTTGTGGAAATTTTGTTAGAAGCCGGATTGCCTCCTCAAGTCGTTTCGTGCTTGACCGGCGGGGGAGAATCGCTCGGCGAAGCATTGTGTACCGATTCGCGTGTACGGAAAATAAGTTTCACCGGTAGTCGTGAAATCGGAGAGAAAATTATCAAGTTGGCTGGGCTCAAGCGAGTGACGATGGAGCTGGGCTCCAATTGCCCGCTGATCGTAATGGATGATTCCGATTTGGACCATGTTGCTCAAGGGATTTCCGTCAGTGGTTATTCAAACGCTGGCCAAACATGCATTTCCACACAGAGAGTATTGGTGATGCGAAGGGTCTATGGTGATTTGATTGACATGTTGCAACCCAGGGTTGATGCCCTGAAGTACGGCAATCCTTTAAATGAGACGACAAATCTGGGCCCTATGATTCGCGAACGAGATGCCGCTCGAATAAACCAATGGATTGACGAGGCCGTGCGTGATGGCGCTCGATTGGTAACCGGTGGTCGATACGATGGCACTCATCATGAAGCGACCATTGTTGCAGACGTGAAAAGCAATATGCGAATCAGTTGTCAGGAATTATTTGGCCCGGCCGTGGCCGTCACTGCTTGCGACAATTTTGCTGAAGCCATCCGATTGGCCAACGACACAAACTATGGGCTGAGCGCAGCGATATTCACTCGAGATTTAGACCGCGCGATGCAATTTTGCCGCGAAGTTGATTGCGGCAATTTACACGTCAATGGGGGACCGCAATGGCGAGCTGATTTGATGCCTTACGGCGGTCTGAAGGAGAGCGGGCTGGGGAAAGA